A region from the Ptychodera flava strain L36383 chromosome 10, AS_Pfla_20210202, whole genome shotgun sequence genome encodes:
- the LOC139142395 gene encoding V(D)J recombination-activating protein 1-like isoform X3, whose amino-acid sequence MVTASTGSAANTNGLLTMSSDRNLDFHLNFIATRCRICASKCQGTSYVCREYYSDINLCFSIDVVTDQTDVHPGRFCKSCKRTIDNVKQCLAYGRRYRPGVQIFEWEKHPRSGKCAVCDLSKGGRKRKASKNRGRPPIAGDSKQMKSCISEVTVSLSQHFKQSINQKATQKLRANSSLGKDRFPSIDAELDLECPVCKDMLDGCVQVDCKGPHTFCADCLTKWLEVSSTCPVCRVHITPDSIQSVPLPFSNILSNQYINCDHAASGCQKIVRLGDLRPHCKICSFRTVHHDHDYCGPGDRQQTSQANDKEESTTLADHMKYITSNITEMSKFQQFEELATAIVKHKLDENKNSGSIVKFKTGGQPLVLMKTTQPRKASDECSKSTLVKRSKILSNMRVEVSGRGRGSICQAAVDIQRMEETDRNQMLSSIGLLPDVKPGAGLLLKADLGITWSKLRKMRRFTGKANVQIMISLFVLFFI is encoded by the exons ATGGTCACGGCGTCTACCGGCAGCGCGGCAAATACAAATGGTCTGTTGACAATGTCGTCTGACAGAAATTTAGATTTCCATCTCAATTTTATTGCAACACGATGTCGTATCTGTGCATCGAAATGTCAGGGAACGTCGTATGTGTGCAGGGAATATTACTCGGACATCAATTTGTGTTTTTCAATTGATGTTGTCActgatcaaactgacgttcacCCAGGTAGATTTTGCAAAAGTTGCAAGCGCACCATTGATAATGTGAAGCAATGTCTTGCTTATGGTAGGCGCTACAGACCAGGCGTTCAAATTTTTGAGTGGGAGAAACATCCTAGGAGTGGTAAGTGTGCTGTATGTGATCTCAGCAAGGGAGGCAGGAAAAGGAAAGCGAGCAAAAACAGGGGGAGACCGCCCATTGCAGGAGATTCAAAACAGATGAAAAGTTGTATCAGCGAGGTCACTGTATCATTATCACAGCATTTCAAGCAATCCATCAATCAGAAGGCTACACAAAAATTGAGAGCAAACTCGAGCTTAGGCAAAGATCGCTTTCCTTCAATTGATGCTGAACTTGACCTAGAATGTCCAGTGTGTAAAGATATGCTGGATGGCTGTGTACAAGTTGATTGTAAAGGTCCCCATACATTCTGTGCTGATTGCCTGACAAAATGGTTGGAGGTGTCATCTACCTGTCCTGTGTGCCGTGTCCACATTACACCTGACAGTATACAGTCAGTCCCACttccattttcaaatatattgtcCAATCAGTACATAAATTGTGATCATGCTGCAAGTGGGTGTCAGAAAATTGTCAGACTTGGAGATCTCAGACCACACTGTAAGATCTGCTCCTTCAGAACTGTTCATCACGACCATGATTACTGTGGTCCAGGTGACAGACAGCAAACTTCCCAAGCAAACGACAAGGAGGAGAGCACTACTCTAGCTGATCACATGAAGTACATAACATCTAATATCACAGAAATGagcaaatttcaacaattcGAAGAACTTGCTACAGCCATTGTCAAACACAAACTGGACGAAAACAAAAATTCTGGAAGTATTGTCAAATTTAAAACAGGAGGTCAG CCTCTTGTCCTAATGAAGACAACACAACCTAGGAAAGCTAGTGATGAATGCTCAAAGTCAACATTGGTGAAAAGATCAAAAATTTTGAGCAACATGAGAGTGGAAGTTAGTGGTAGAGGACGTGGGTCTATTTGTCAGGCTGCTGTTGATATACAACGAATGGAGGAGACAGATCGAAATCAGATGTTGTCGTCAATTGGTCTGCTACCAGATGTTAAACCAGGAGCAGGTTTGCTCCTTAAAGCAGACCTTGGAATAACTTGGTCAAAACTCCGTAAGATGAGAAG GTTTACTGGGAAGGCTAATGTGCAAATTATGATCTCACTGTTTGTGCTCTTTTTCATTTAG
- the LOC139142406 gene encoding uncharacterized protein — MPEEIMKKDCLLSDLEPCERTNNNGGGGSEFNNNCGVLRLSPQECSAIFKSLKYLDKMHELLKPLETLTEKMHQQYQDKTLSMKDASMILQGIMQHGHITLEYGMSYQEHRNKDVNPCYNGNRIEHQTTLHEDSFRLVECSSHYWDNCDGEISTGCGKIYMKNRNDDAHGLNLSGAKEIECGGGVETFKQDMCLKGLAVIQADLMPIEHTECGKTLFILAILRHVLTHSKINYMNAKSVVKHSQRKAILQSIQRTDQINAGSVATDLK; from the exons ATGCCGGAGGAAATAATGAAGAAGGACTGTCTTCTATCGGATTTGGAGCCCTGTGAGAGAACAAACAACAATGGCGGCGGTGGCAGTGAATTCAATAACAACTGTGGTGTTCTAAGACTAAGTCCACAAG AGTGTTCTGCAATTTTCAAATCTCTAAAATATTTGGACAAAATGCACGAGCTTCTGAAACCATTAGAGACACTGACTGAAAAGATGCATCAACAATATCAAGATAAAACATTATCAATGAAAG ATGCATCAATGATTCTACAGGGCATAATGCAACATGGCCATATAACATTGGAATATGGCATGTCCTACCAAGAACACCGGAACAAAGATGTGAATCCATGTTACAACGGCAATCGTATTGAACACCAAACTACATTACACGAAGATTCCTTCCGTTTGGTGGAGTGCAGTTCCCATTATTGGGACAACTGTGACGGTGAGATCAGCACTGGGTGTGGTAAAATTTATATGAAAAACAGAAATGATGATGCACATGGATTGAACCTCTCAGGGGCAAAAGAAATTGAATGTGGAGGCGGCGTTGAGACCTTCAAACAGGACATGTGTCTCAAGGGGCTTGCAGTGATCCAGGCTGATCTCATGCCAATTGAACACACTGAGTGCGGTAAAACCTTATTCATACTGGCAATTTTGAGACATGTTTTGACCCACTCAAAGATCAACtacatgaatgcaaagagtgtggtaaaacattcacaaagaAAGGCTATCTTACAAAGCATTCAGAGAACAGACCAAATAAATGCAGGAAGTGTGGCAACAGATTTAAAATGA
- the LOC139142395 gene encoding uncharacterized protein isoform X1 produces MVTASTGSAANTNGLLTMSSDRNLDFHLNFIATRCRICASKCQGTSYVCREYYSDINLCFSIDVVTDQTDVHPGRFCKSCKRTIDNVKQCLAYGRRYRPGVQIFEWEKHPRSGKCAVCDLSKGGRKRKASKNRGRPPIAGDSKQMKSCISEVTVSLSQHFKQSINQKATQKLRANSSLGKDRFPSIDAELDLECPVCKDMLDGCVQVDCKGPHTFCADCLTKWLEVSSTCPVCRVHITPDSIQSVPLPFSNILSNQYINCDHAASGCQKIVRLGDLRPHCKICSFRTVHHDHDYCGPGDRQQTSQANDKEESTTLADHMKYITSNITEMSKFQQFEELATAIVKHKLDENKNSGSIVKFKTGGQPLVLMKTTQPRKASDECSKSTLVKRSKILSNMRVEVSGRGRGSICQAAVDIQRMEETDRNQMLSSIGLLPDVKPGAGLLLKADLGITWSKLRKMRRWLRQWNIKIDSERKDRERAKSLQFQLKAENVPFTFTVKGTEGKKLQEIRMAPCVAVSSLLDTVISRLEDLQRYSYSYTHAHGLLPYRDILVQSQQ; encoded by the exons ATGGTCACGGCGTCTACCGGCAGCGCGGCAAATACAAATGGTCTGTTGACAATGTCGTCTGACAGAAATTTAGATTTCCATCTCAATTTTATTGCAACACGATGTCGTATCTGTGCATCGAAATGTCAGGGAACGTCGTATGTGTGCAGGGAATATTACTCGGACATCAATTTGTGTTTTTCAATTGATGTTGTCActgatcaaactgacgttcacCCAGGTAGATTTTGCAAAAGTTGCAAGCGCACCATTGATAATGTGAAGCAATGTCTTGCTTATGGTAGGCGCTACAGACCAGGCGTTCAAATTTTTGAGTGGGAGAAACATCCTAGGAGTGGTAAGTGTGCTGTATGTGATCTCAGCAAGGGAGGCAGGAAAAGGAAAGCGAGCAAAAACAGGGGGAGACCGCCCATTGCAGGAGATTCAAAACAGATGAAAAGTTGTATCAGCGAGGTCACTGTATCATTATCACAGCATTTCAAGCAATCCATCAATCAGAAGGCTACACAAAAATTGAGAGCAAACTCGAGCTTAGGCAAAGATCGCTTTCCTTCAATTGATGCTGAACTTGACCTAGAATGTCCAGTGTGTAAAGATATGCTGGATGGCTGTGTACAAGTTGATTGTAAAGGTCCCCATACATTCTGTGCTGATTGCCTGACAAAATGGTTGGAGGTGTCATCTACCTGTCCTGTGTGCCGTGTCCACATTACACCTGACAGTATACAGTCAGTCCCACttccattttcaaatatattgtcCAATCAGTACATAAATTGTGATCATGCTGCAAGTGGGTGTCAGAAAATTGTCAGACTTGGAGATCTCAGACCACACTGTAAGATCTGCTCCTTCAGAACTGTTCATCACGACCATGATTACTGTGGTCCAGGTGACAGACAGCAAACTTCCCAAGCAAACGACAAGGAGGAGAGCACTACTCTAGCTGATCACATGAAGTACATAACATCTAATATCACAGAAATGagcaaatttcaacaattcGAAGAACTTGCTACAGCCATTGTCAAACACAAACTGGACGAAAACAAAAATTCTGGAAGTATTGTCAAATTTAAAACAGGAGGTCAG CCTCTTGTCCTAATGAAGACAACACAACCTAGGAAAGCTAGTGATGAATGCTCAAAGTCAACATTGGTGAAAAGATCAAAAATTTTGAGCAACATGAGAGTGGAAGTTAGTGGTAGAGGACGTGGGTCTATTTGTCAGGCTGCTGTTGATATACAACGAATGGAGGAGACAGATCGAAATCAGATGTTGTCGTCAATTGGTCTGCTACCAGATGTTAAACCAGGAGCAGGTTTGCTCCTTAAAGCAGACCTTGGAATAACTTGGTCAAAACTCCGTAAGATGAGAAG GTGGCTTAGGCAATGGAACATCAAGATAGACAGTGAGAGGAAAGATAGAGAGAGAGCCAAGTCCTTACAGTTCCAGCTTAAAGCAGAAAACGTACCTTTTACTTTTACTGTGAAAGGGACTGAAGGGAAGAAATTGCAGGAGATAAGGATGGCACCTTGTGTAGCAGTGTCAAGTCTTCTTGACACTGTGATTTCAAGACTTGAGGATTTACAGAGGTATTCAtattcatacacacatgcacatgGTCTATTGCCTTACAGGGATATCCTGGTCCAGTCACAGCAGTAA
- the LOC139141598 gene encoding zinc finger protein 154-like has product MLIHSGVKPHECKECDKTFKEKGNLKNHIAIHSGVRPHECRECGLTFTLRNSLKRHMLIHSGIRPHECAECGKTFTQKGNLKIHMLIHSGVRPHECRECGQTFILRNSLKRHMLTHSGIRPHECVECGKTFTEKGNLKKHMAVHSGVRQHDCRECGKTFTLRKSLKRHMLIHSGIRPHECVECGKTFTDKCNLKRHMLIHSGIRPPECKECGKTFTEKSNLNKHMAIHSRVKKHECREYGKTFTQKVYLKIKHMLTHPDIRPNAVNLPKDLKRN; this is encoded by the coding sequence ATGttaatccattctggtgtcaaaccacatgaatgtaaagagtgtgatAAAACATTCAAAGAGAAGGGCAATCTTAAAAACCATATAgcgatccattctggtgtcagaccacatgaatgtagaGAGTGTGGTCTGACATTCACACTAAGGAATAGTCTAAAAAGACATATGTTAATCCATTCCGGTATCAGACCTCATGAATGtgcagagtgtggtaaaacattcacacagaagGGCAATCTTAAAAtccatatgttgatccattctggtgtcagaccacatgaatgtagaGAGTGTGGTCAAACATTCATACTAAGGAATAGTCTAAAAAGACATATGTTAACCCATTCCGGTATCAGACCCCATGAATGTgtagagtgtggtaaaacatttacagaGAAGGGCAATCTTAAAAAGCATATGGCggtccattctggtgtcagacagcATGATTGTagagagtgtggtaaaacattcacactaaGGAAGAGTCTAAAAAGACATATGTTAATCCATTCCGGTATCAGACCCCATGAATGTgtagagtgtggtaaaacattcacagacAAGTGCAATCTTAAAAGACATATGTTAATCCATTCCGGTATCAGACCAcctgaatgtaaagagtgtggtaaaacattcacagagaaGAGCAATCTTAATAAGCATATGGCCATCCATTCCCGTGTCAAAAAACATGAATGTAGAGAGtatggtaaaacattcacacagaaaGTCTATCTTAAAATTAAGCACATGCTAACCCATCCAGATATCAGACCCAATGCAGTGAATTTGCCAAAAGATTTAAAACGAAACTAA
- the LOC139142934 gene encoding zinc finger protein 776-like has translation MHELLKPLETLTEKMRQQYQDNTLSMKDASMILQGIMQHCFITLEYGVSNQEHRNEDLNPCSEGDHIEHQTTLYEDSFRLMECSSQNWDNCDGEISTGCDKIYMKNSNDGAHNLNYPAVQEIECGEGVETFTHNMYRKGLAVIQSDPLPLEHSEYVKTLIHDGHFETHVLTDSEIRLHECKECGKTFTKKGYFKKHQLRHSENRPNKCGKCGKRFTTKDDLNRHMLIHSGVRQHECKECGKTFTHNINLKRHMLIHSGVRKHECTECGQTFILRGNHKRPMLIHSGARQHECTECGQTFTEKGNLKKHMLIHSGVRQQECKECGKTFTLRKSLKRHLLIHSGIRPHECKECGKTFTEKGYLKKHMAIHSDVKKHECSSVLPRPRPCAIAAKIKLKTPKKSIIGSGRRSTPSVPLNFR, from the exons ATGCATGAGCTTCTGAAACCATTAGAAACACTGACTGAAAAGATGCGTcaacaatatcaagataatacaTTATCAATGAAAG ATGCATCAATGATTCTACAGGGCATAATGCAACATTGCTTTATAACATTGGAATATGGCGTGTCCAACCAAGAACACCGGAACGAAGACCTGAATCCATGTTCTGAAGGCGATCATATTGAACACCAAACTACATTATACGAAGATTCCTTCCGTTTGATGGAGTGCAGTTCTCAAAATTGGGACAACTGTGACGGTGAGATCAGCACTGGGTGTGATAAAATTTATATGAAAAACAGCAATGATGGTGCACATAACTTGAACTATCCTGCGGTACAAGAAATTGAATGTGGAGAAGGCGTTGAGACCttcacacacaacatgtatcgtAAGGGGCTTGCAGTAATCCAGTCTGATCCCTTGCCATTAGAACACAGCGAGTACGTTAAAACATTAATtcatgatggccattttgagacacatgttttgaccgacTCAGAGATCAGACtacatgaatgcaaagagtgtggtaaaacattcacaaagaAAGGCTATTTTAAAAAGCACCAGCTAAGGCATTCAGAGAACAGACCCAATAAATGCGGGAAGTGTGGCAAAAGATTTACAACGAAGGACGATCTAAAtaggcatatgttgatccattctggtgtcagacagcatgaatgtaaagagtgtggtaaaacattcacgcATAATATCAATCTTAAAAGGCATATGTTGATTCACTCAGGTGTCAGAAAGCATGAGTGTACAGAGTGTGGTCAAACATTCATATTAAGGGGCAATCATAAAAGACCTATGTTAATCCATTCTGGTGCTAGACAGCATGAGTGTACAGAGTGTGGTCAAACATTTACAGAGAAGGGCAATCTTAAAaagcatatgttgatccattctggtgtcagacagcaagaatgtaaagagtgtggtaaaacattcacactaaGGAAGAGTCTAAAAAGACATTTGTTAATCCATTCCGgtatcagaccacatgaatgtaaagagtgtggtaaaacattcacagagaaGGGCTATCTTAAAAAGCATATGGCGATCCATTCTGATGTCAAAAAGCATGAATGTAGCAGTGTTCTGCCGAGGCCGCGGCCTTGCGCCATTgccgcaaaaataaaattgaagaccCCCAAAAAATCAATCATCGGGTCCGGCAGGCGCAGCACGCCGTCAGTCCCACTAAACTTTCGGTAA
- the LOC139142395 gene encoding uncharacterized protein isoform X2 — protein sequence MVTASTGSAANTNGLLTMSSDRNLDFHLNFIATRCRICASKCQGTSYVCREYYSDINLCFSIDVVTDQTDVHPGRFCKSCKRTIDNVKQCLAYGRRYRPGVQIFEWEKHPRSGKCAVCDLSKGGRKRKASKNRGRPPIAGDSKQMKSCISEVTVSLSQHFKQSINQKATQKLRANSSLGKDRFPSIDAELDLECPVCKDMLDGCVQVDCKGPHTFCADCLTKWLEVSSTCPVCRVHITPDSIQSVPLPFSNILSNQYINCDHAASGCQKIVRLGDLRPHCKICSFRTVHHDHDYCGPGDRQQTSQANDKEESTTLADHMKYITSNITEMSKFQQFEELATAIVKHKLDENKNSGSIVKFKTGGQPLVLMKTTQPRKASDECSKSTLVKRSKILSNMRVEVSGRGRGSICQAAVDIQRMEETDRNQMLSSIGLLPDVKPGAGLLLKADLGITWSKLRKMRRWLRQWNIKIDSERKDRERAKSLQFQLKAENVPFTFTVKGTEGKKLQEIRMAPCVAVSSLLDTVISRLEDLQRFTGKANVQIMISLFVLFFI from the exons ATGGTCACGGCGTCTACCGGCAGCGCGGCAAATACAAATGGTCTGTTGACAATGTCGTCTGACAGAAATTTAGATTTCCATCTCAATTTTATTGCAACACGATGTCGTATCTGTGCATCGAAATGTCAGGGAACGTCGTATGTGTGCAGGGAATATTACTCGGACATCAATTTGTGTTTTTCAATTGATGTTGTCActgatcaaactgacgttcacCCAGGTAGATTTTGCAAAAGTTGCAAGCGCACCATTGATAATGTGAAGCAATGTCTTGCTTATGGTAGGCGCTACAGACCAGGCGTTCAAATTTTTGAGTGGGAGAAACATCCTAGGAGTGGTAAGTGTGCTGTATGTGATCTCAGCAAGGGAGGCAGGAAAAGGAAAGCGAGCAAAAACAGGGGGAGACCGCCCATTGCAGGAGATTCAAAACAGATGAAAAGTTGTATCAGCGAGGTCACTGTATCATTATCACAGCATTTCAAGCAATCCATCAATCAGAAGGCTACACAAAAATTGAGAGCAAACTCGAGCTTAGGCAAAGATCGCTTTCCTTCAATTGATGCTGAACTTGACCTAGAATGTCCAGTGTGTAAAGATATGCTGGATGGCTGTGTACAAGTTGATTGTAAAGGTCCCCATACATTCTGTGCTGATTGCCTGACAAAATGGTTGGAGGTGTCATCTACCTGTCCTGTGTGCCGTGTCCACATTACACCTGACAGTATACAGTCAGTCCCACttccattttcaaatatattgtcCAATCAGTACATAAATTGTGATCATGCTGCAAGTGGGTGTCAGAAAATTGTCAGACTTGGAGATCTCAGACCACACTGTAAGATCTGCTCCTTCAGAACTGTTCATCACGACCATGATTACTGTGGTCCAGGTGACAGACAGCAAACTTCCCAAGCAAACGACAAGGAGGAGAGCACTACTCTAGCTGATCACATGAAGTACATAACATCTAATATCACAGAAATGagcaaatttcaacaattcGAAGAACTTGCTACAGCCATTGTCAAACACAAACTGGACGAAAACAAAAATTCTGGAAGTATTGTCAAATTTAAAACAGGAGGTCAG CCTCTTGTCCTAATGAAGACAACACAACCTAGGAAAGCTAGTGATGAATGCTCAAAGTCAACATTGGTGAAAAGATCAAAAATTTTGAGCAACATGAGAGTGGAAGTTAGTGGTAGAGGACGTGGGTCTATTTGTCAGGCTGCTGTTGATATACAACGAATGGAGGAGACAGATCGAAATCAGATGTTGTCGTCAATTGGTCTGCTACCAGATGTTAAACCAGGAGCAGGTTTGCTCCTTAAAGCAGACCTTGGAATAACTTGGTCAAAACTCCGTAAGATGAGAAG GTGGCTTAGGCAATGGAACATCAAGATAGACAGTGAGAGGAAAGATAGAGAGAGAGCCAAGTCCTTACAGTTCCAGCTTAAAGCAGAAAACGTACCTTTTACTTTTACTGTGAAAGGGACTGAAGGGAAGAAATTGCAGGAGATAAGGATGGCACCTTGTGTAGCAGTGTCAAGTCTTCTTGACACTGTGATTTCAAGACTTGAGGATTTACAGAG GTTTACTGGGAAGGCTAATGTGCAAATTATGATCTCACTGTTTGTGCTCTTTTTCATTTAG